From one Gemmatimonadaceae bacterium genomic stretch:
- a CDS encoding M23 family metallopeptidase produces MTIDRLDGHADSVVSVAGEMAGEPLHFLDAGTDKLEALGAIPVEVSDSVVANVVIGRASGKADTLRLKLPYPHQAPPPSAMGSRGKAKGASRLRVDRRFTARPDSATEARVEHENELAREVGRKAQETPALWQAPFTRPRSAKVTSKFGSGRVFNGRVSSSHLGVDYRGAMGDPIYAANRGVVALVDTFFLAGNVVYINHGNGLVTGYFHMSQPEVAIGDTVEKGQEIGRVGATGRVTGPHLHWSARFGALTIDPADLLSLGPPFVTAPTSKAGERSTATARKSSARAVAKR; encoded by the coding sequence TTGACGATCGACCGACTCGACGGGCACGCCGACTCGGTGGTGTCGGTCGCCGGCGAGATGGCCGGCGAGCCGCTGCACTTCCTCGACGCCGGCACGGACAAGCTCGAAGCGCTCGGGGCCATTCCGGTCGAGGTGTCGGACTCGGTCGTGGCGAATGTGGTCATCGGGCGCGCGTCCGGGAAGGCCGACACTCTCCGGCTCAAGCTCCCGTACCCGCACCAGGCTCCGCCGCCGTCGGCGATGGGCTCTCGCGGCAAGGCCAAGGGTGCGAGCCGTCTCAGGGTCGACCGTCGTTTCACCGCACGCCCAGACTCCGCGACCGAGGCGCGCGTCGAGCATGAGAACGAGCTCGCGCGCGAGGTCGGTCGCAAGGCGCAGGAAACGCCCGCGCTCTGGCAGGCGCCCTTCACTCGGCCGAGGAGTGCCAAGGTGACGAGCAAATTCGGCAGTGGCCGCGTGTTCAACGGCCGCGTGTCGAGCAGCCACCTCGGCGTCGACTACCGCGGCGCGATGGGGGATCCGATCTACGCGGCGAACCGCGGCGTCGTGGCTCTGGTGGACACGTTTTTCCTCGCGGGGAACGTCGTGTACATCAACCACGGAAACGGGCTCGTGACGGGCTACTTCCATATGAGCCAGCCGGAGGTGGCGATCGGCGACACGGTGGAGAAAGGACAGGAGATCGGGCGGGTCGGCGCGACCGGGCGTGTGACCGGGCCACACCTGCACTGGAGCGCGCGCTTTGGAGCTTTGACAATCGATCCGGCCGATCTGTTGTCTCTCGGTCCGCCGTTTGTAACGGCGCCGACATCGAAGGCCGGCGAGCGCTCGACTGCGACCGCCCGTAAGAGTTCCGCGAGGGCGGTCGCCAAGCGCTGA
- a CDS encoding YetF domain-containing protein translates to MLQELLQPGIPILEKLLRTLVVYGFLLIGLRLAGKRELSQINPFDLVVLLLLSNTVQNAIIGNDNSLTGGIIGAAALLLINAVVVRMLYHYGELDKVEGKPDDLIRNGRILRHHLERELITVAELEAAARRQGIESLAHVNSCRLETGGALTFIQRHPTEDETRHHETLGLLGQLEARQRAMVEQLAALERKIAGTTGTTP, encoded by the coding sequence ATGCTCCAAGAACTCCTCCAACCCGGCATTCCAATTCTCGAGAAGCTGCTCCGGACGCTCGTCGTCTACGGATTCCTTCTCATCGGGCTTCGATTAGCCGGGAAACGCGAGCTGTCGCAGATAAACCCGTTTGATCTCGTCGTCCTGCTCCTGTTGTCGAACACGGTGCAGAACGCGATCATCGGGAACGACAATTCGCTCACGGGCGGCATCATCGGAGCGGCGGCGCTGCTGCTGATCAACGCGGTGGTCGTCCGGATGCTCTATCACTACGGCGAGTTGGACAAGGTCGAGGGAAAGCCCGACGACCTCATTCGCAACGGCCGCATTCTCCGTCATCACCTCGAGCGCGAGCTGATCACGGTCGCCGAGTTGGAGGCCGCGGCGAGACGGCAAGGCATCGAGTCACTCGCCCACGTGAACTCGTGCAGACTCGAAACGGGCGGCGCGCTCACGTTCATCCAGCGACACCCCACGGAGGACGAGACGCGGCACCACGAGACGCTGGGCCTGCTCGGCCAGCTCGAGGCGCGTCAGCGAGCGATGGTCGAGCAGCTCGCCGCGCTGGAGCGGAAGATCGCGGGGACCACGGGCACCACACCCTGA